cacaggaccggagatagacgagaagttgtggtttaaaagtgcatattttttatttttcttgtcaaaaatgacaatcgttttgctagataagacccttatgccttgtttgggatcatttagagtcctttgaaactccattgaaactgcaattttaaactgcattaaaactgttacgtgttgatgtaaagtccattaaaatgaaaaaaatcctggaatgttttttctaaaagaaacataatttcttctcgactgaacaaagaaagacgtcaacattttggatgacatggtggtgagtaaattatctggattttttttaagaaaattgactaatcctttaaataaactttgtttaattattttgtttattctCTGTTCTGTCATTATATGTACTCAACCTTAAGTTGTTCCAAATCTGCATACATGtatttgttctgctgaagacaaaggtgtgtgtgcatatataaCAAGCatatctggggcaccattgacttccatagtacactatttttttttaaaaatcaaaagcgagtcattttaacatattattatttatcctgACTAGAGATTAGttattataacttataaaatatggTTGAAAAAACTCAACTTAATTTTCTAAGTTGTAGCatctcatctcttgtcaagataaataatagtaagttgacatgacaagtaaatctgagttgattaaactaaaatatttaaggcagaaaattttttacagtgtaggaaaaaaaaacttcataagtgaatggtgccccagatctgtttggtaataactattctttcaaaatatcttcttttttgtttagcagaacaaagaaatttatacaggtttggaacaacttgagagtaaagaaaatgatgacagaatttaaattttttggtgaactaccCTTTAATGTGCACTCAGAATTACATATATTAGTCTATACAGAAATTGCAAACCTGTTGTTAGCTTACCTTTGTAATTTATCTGCTGCGTCAGTGAGTAAGGCATGAATTTCTGGGGAACATTTCCAGCGCAGACGTTTAGGGGCAGGAAGCTCACTCACGCTGGCTGCCCTCACCAGCCTAGATGAGCTGCTGCTTCTGAGAGACATAATAAGCATCGCATTGTGTATTTACTTACTGATGCTAAAGTCatctaattactttttttatttcagccTCACATTTGCGGTTCTAATGAGAAAATGTGCAAAATATAAGATTCTTTAAGAAGTGAATGTATTCAGTAAATTTGCCAAAGAAAAGTGCATTTTGGGCAGTCAAGAAATACTTGGAAATAATATTTGTAATAATATGTTTCTACCATATAGACAGATAAGTCTTCAGCTTACACGTAGCTCAGTAGATATTCTGTACATTTCACAAGCACGATTCCCTCAAAAGGTGAATGTTCACAGACAACGCCACAGCATCCATCTGCACCTATTACAAACTGAGATACTTAAATGTATGAATTCATTTTTGTGTTCACATGCTTGCTCTCATTTATGTAAACATCCTTTTAGGTTCTCTACCTGCATGGGCTTGTCGTACCAGCGGTTTCCCCCATTCTTATCCTTGCCCCCTCCGTGAAGCATCAGTGAGGCGCGGTTGCTGTCGGTCAATTCAATGCCAGACGGGTCGTCCAAACACACCAGGCACAGACAGCGCTCAATCATGTCTAGAGAGTCCCTGTTGGTAGAATCTGTGCCCGATTTTATAGTATTACATTATATGTCATTGCATTCTATTAACCTGTATAGAACTTCCTTTTTTATCAGGGGAATTTATAAGGATAAAAGTATCCAGTTTCTCATGGGCAAACTGAAAAGGTAAAATTGCAGTATTGTTGACAGATATATCTTGTATCATTGAGGTTAAGTAATGTCTGACCTTGCATCAGTACGCTGCGAGCCTTGGCCCATTGCGTTCGGCCGTCTGATGTAAGCAGACCAATAGCAGGTTGGCGCTCCTCCTCACTGTCTGCCATCTTTTTGATACGCTCCAGCTGAGTGTAGAGGTCTTTTTCACTCAGTTGGCAGAAGTTTATCCCCACATCCAAAGCAAAAAACTGCAAACACAGAATGAAGCTGAAATGATATAATATTTGACTTTATTTTGCTGTTTACATGAGTTTAGGATTTAATATTAAAGATCCATTACATAGAAGTAATGTATTTTAAGACGATTGGTGTTTTTTTACATAACAGGCATAGACTGCTAAAGATGGCTTTCTTTTCAAAGACAAACTTTAACATAATTAGACTAAACTGAGGCATAAAGGTAATTAATTCCCAGCTGTCTTCTACAAGTCAACAAACCATTGAGCATCTGTCAGAGGACTTAATGACTTGATGAAAAGCGTAATACTTTAAGATGACACCTAATAAGATTCACTAATAGATGAATGCATACCTGATTCTTGCAAGCCACTATGATCTGTTCTGGATCAGGCCTTTCAGTACTCTTATGAACAACTAGATTGTCAGTTTTTGGCCCTGGCAGACGGTAGGAGGTGAAGACCTTTTTGTACTGATCCATACACATAGTTTTTCCAGCCTGCTGCCCACGACCCTCTTCTACAGGGAGGTTATTACTGCAATAAATAGCATTTGGTTATTTggttaaattacaaaaattattGTATCGCGGTACGTTCCCGTGTTTAATTTATTGAAAGTAGGAGAAGTAACTTACCTATCAATGAGAGATTTATACTTTAATACACCAGAAATGAGATGGGCAGCATAGCTGTTGAACAAAAATGTATGTACTAATTTAGTTTATGATTCCTTCAATTATGCAGCCACATGGCGCAAAACTGTTGTGATGAGATTTGAAATGTATAGATCTGACAGCTTATACATGCATCAATGTTATGTACAGTACCTAGGCATTTGTAAGCTCTATGGTTGTCTTGATGTACTGTAATTGTGTTTAAGTTAATATCACTAAAATCAGTACCTGAGGACATCATTTTGTCCTCTGAAGTTTTGCTCTGGAAAGACCATAACAGGACTGGAGTTGACAGGTAGTGCTAGCCTGTTATTCAAATACATATCTTCAAGCCAGTAGTCATACACCTTAGAAAATCATCAAATGATAAAGAGGAAAGACAGGCACGTTAGTAAATCTCCAAAGGAAAGGGTATAAGCAATTTTGTTAGTTAATTTCTAAGCAGAGTCCATACCCAATTGTCTTTCTCTTTGTGTCTCTCTAGTAGCTTCTTCTGAAGCAATTCTCCCACTCCGCCAGGTGCTCCAAATTTCTCCACAATactctttgtgtttttgaactGGTCCTCTGGTATGAGGTGACTCATACACTTTAGATACATTTCCAGTGTTTCCTTCAGTGGGGGAACAGGGAGCTTCGGCAGGCCCTTATGCCATATATAATAAGGGTGCAATtagtttatttgtatttttgcatGTCGGAGACACATCTATTTTAATAGCACCTGTTTTCTTGAGTGTAAACCTGTGGTATTTGTGCATAACTAATAAGTCTGTTGTTAAATTAGTCTTACTAAATATACTGATAACATCCTGATGAGTTATTCATGCTTAAAGTGCCAAAAACCCACTTATGCCAAATTTTATGAAATcaaatttatgcatttggcaaatgctgTTATCTAAAGAGACTTGCATGTTAAAATACGAATAAACAAATTGCacattgatcatttaaaaaaagtttaataatattacatttaataagACCacgtttaaatacatttaaatatagcATTATTAACATAAAACGTTTTTATATGCAAATATGTAAAGTACAGTGCTCACACTGGGTTGTCCAGCATTTTTTGGTTCTTCCCTTTTCGAAACCGGCATCCTCAGAAAGGCAGAGTTCGAAAGACGAAATGTTACTGACACTGTTCTCTCTGAGAAAAGACAGATGTGAGGGAAAATAGCATTGCGATTATTCCGTTTTCAACATAGCTTTTCTTTTCCAGCAAACGTTACTTATGCTCCACCTTAAATTATTCATTAGTTTTACTATTAAAGACAGTCGCAATTTTCTCTACTGTGTCTAGAATAGTAAAGTAATTGACTTTATtgggttatttaaaaaagtaagcatttataaaaattatattaatctCATCTCTGCTCAAAATGTCAACTTAAAGAAAATACTCACCAAAATGATATAGTTCTTGTCGAGTCCTAAAGTGTCTCCAACAATTCATTCAGATTCATAATCCGTAGGGTTTTTTAAGGGAAATGCCGCTAATGGTAAACTTAACTTTGTCCTGTTTCAGGTAGCATACAGGTACTTGGTTCCATTCATTGCAAACCAGGAGCTCCTTGAGATGTTCCTCAGGAAAGATGCTGAATGATGCTGAAGGAGCGGTACCCTGGTTTAGACTCCTCCCATCAAACTCCATTCGCTCAATGACTTCCATGTAGTTCACCTTGCCAGCCCACATCATACTTATTTTGAGTCCTTGAACAAAATTTATGAACACCCTTACAGGTGTCAAATAAAAATCTATACGCAATATCGCTTggtaatttaattaaaacaaaatatggcAAACCAtccctttttaaataaatagattATGTTTAGTTCAGTTCTCAAACCGCCCTCGTAAAATAGGTTTGATTATGAATCTTTCATACTTTACAAATCGTACGAAACTTTCTGGTGGTGGAAAGAAATGTTACAGGCACAAAATGTTTTAGTAGCATATTTCTTCagcctttatttatttttcggCACACAGCATCAGGAACGATTTAATAGatcgtttttacatttttaatgctGTCATATAGGcttgttttttctttattatgtGTAATTTCGTTTTTCTTAATTCTCTAAAATGACAAGAACCATGTTGTCCAACgttttaaatttaaacttagcagaaattaattttgtaagataaaatgtagcttaatgaaaaaaagtaatttaaaactaaaataaagcaaattatagatatgtaaatatttgttttttttaagctgaATTAAGAAATGTATGCTGTATGAAATGACATCAGACAGTTTTCGTTATTTGTTTCacatatatgttttttaattatgtacattttatatGCACATATGTACACATTATGTTCCGTAATATACAGTTATGCATTCCAGAAATACATCCTAAACATTAAATACTTGAAACACACTGAAAGGCAGGACTCATTTCATTAGTTCCATCATTTTGTCTATGAAGGTTTCGGGTGACGTTTTGCATATTATTTGTTACAGCAAAAAAACTGGCGGAATAACTTTAACGAAGGCCCATTCAATACGTAGACACGCAtctttatatttaatatgcacCTTATTTATATCCCTGAATACAACTTAATACAGCGGAATACTATACAGTGAAATTCATTAGTgatcatttttacatttgttgtAATGGgaaatttttatttcattatttaagtaaattaagtAAATCATTTCAAACTGTATGCTGTTCACCAATCTCCTCGGGACAATAAATAACACGTAAACGAagtaatgaaaaacatttatatttagtagattttttgaagatgattGTAATAGAACTAGGACGGAGGACTCAGAGACTATATGCATTCTGGTTCGGATGTCTCTTCCTCGGACAGTGACTTTGATTTTCCAGC
This Misgurnus anguillicaudatus chromosome 11, ASM2758022v2, whole genome shotgun sequence DNA region includes the following protein-coding sequences:
- the chata gene encoding choline O-acetyltransferase isoform X2; amino-acid sequence: MNCWRHFRTRQELYHFERTVSVTFRLSNSAFLRMPVSKREEPKNAGQPSGLPKLPVPPLKETLEMYLKCMSHLIPEDQFKNTKSIVEKFGAPGGVGELLQKKLLERHKEKDNWVYDYWLEDMYLNNRLALPVNSSPVMVFPEQNFRGQNDVLSYAAHLISGVLKYKSLIDSNNLPVEEGRGQQAGKTMCMDQYKKVFTSYRLPGPKTDNLVVHKSTERPDPEQIIVACKNQFFALDVGINFCQLSEKDLYTQLERIKKMADSEEERQPAIGLLTSDGRTQWAKARSVLMQDSTNRDSLDMIERCLCLVCLDDPSGIELTDSNRASLMLHGGGKDKNGGNRWYDKPMQFVIGADGCCGVVCEHSPFEGIVLVKCTEYLLSYVSSSSRLVRAASVSELPAPKRLRWKCSPEIHALLTDAADKLQRLVQNLEMNVYQFNSYGKDFIKKQKMSPDAFVQVALQLTYYRRHGRLVPTYESASIRRFQEGRVDNIRSSTPEALAFVKAMSNSSNFTDAEKMEKFKTAIEAQISYTRLAVAGNAIDNHLLGLREVAKELKIETPELFTDPTYLTSIQFMLSTSQVPTTEKMFCCYGPVVPNGYGACYNPQADHIIFCVSSFNDCAETNSDLFVKTLDGCLMEMQDLCRKWNTQATPEKKEGTPKLMKNGRKS
- the chata gene encoding choline O-acetyltransferase isoform X1, with amino-acid sequence MNCWRHFRTRQELYHFERTVSVTFRLSNSAFLRMPVSKREEPKNAGQPSGLPKLPVPPLKETLEMYLKCMSHLIPEDQFKNTKSIVEKFGAPGGVGELLQKKLLERHKEKDNWVYDYWLEDMYLNNRLALPVNSSPVMVFPEQNFRGQNDVLSYAAHLISGVLKYKSLIDSNNLPVEEGRGQQAGKTMCMDQYKKVFTSYRLPGPKTDNLVVHKSTERPDPEQIIVACKNQFFALDVGINFCQLSEKDLYTQLERIKKMADSEEERQPAIGLLTSDGRTQWAKARSVLMQDSTNRDSLDMIERCLCLVCLDDPSGIELTDSNRASLMLHGGGKDKNGGNRWYDKPMQFVIGADGCCGVVCEHSPFEGIVLVKCTEYLLSYVSSSSSRLVRAASVSELPAPKRLRWKCSPEIHALLTDAADKLQRLVQNLEMNVYQFNSYGKDFIKKQKMSPDAFVQVALQLTYYRRHGRLVPTYESASIRRFQEGRVDNIRSSTPEALAFVKAMSNSSNFTDAEKMEKFKTAIEAQISYTRLAVAGNAIDNHLLGLREVAKELKIETPELFTDPTYLTSIQFMLSTSQVPTTEKMFCCYGPVVPNGYGACYNPQADHIIFCVSSFNDCAETNSDLFVKTLDGCLMEMQDLCRKWNTQATPEKKEGTPKLMKNGRKS